TTCCCCGGGCCGGACACCGCGGCGGTGAACACCTCGTCCAGGTCCTCGGTCACGCCGCAGCCGCTGAACGGCGGGATCTCCACCTGCCCGTCCAGCCAGCCGCCGTTGGTGATGTTGTATCCCGGCAGCCGCGAACTGTAGCCCTTGACGGCGAGCTTGATGGGCCTGGCGGTCCGGCAACGGTCGCCCACCGCCAGCGGAACGCCGTTGACCTTGACGTCGCGCAGTCTCGCCGACACGAAGCCGGTGGCCTCCGTCTCCAGGACATGGTCCGGGAACTGGGGATTGAGCTGCCAGGCCCCGCGGGAGACGACGTGCATGTTGACATTGCCGCCGGGCCGCTTGGCGACCTGGGTGAGTTCCATCGTCGCCGTCACCGGCATGAACCCGAAGGCCAGGAACGTCGTCTCCATCGGCTGGAAATTCGCCACCGCCGTGGAACGGTTCTGCAGATAGTGGGGGTACGGAATGTCGAAGTTCTCGATCTGCTCCAGGCCCGCCCGAACGGACGCCTGACCGATGATGCGCGCCGATCCCTTCAGCTTCTTGATGGTGCTGTAGCTGTTCATGAGGGCGCACCCGCTGTCCGGTGCCTTGGTGATGATGGAGCCCTGCGGGTACGACGGCAACGGAATGTCGGGGTTATAGACGTCGCTCGGATAGGGGTACGGGCAAAGCGGGGCGTTCGGCGTCGGAAGGGCCTGGGCGTTCCCGGCCGGGGGTGCGCCCCGGCGCGGCTTCTCGCCGATCGGCACGAGGGCGATCGTGGTGTTCTGGTTCTGTGCCGGCGTGCAGGCCACGCCCATGGCGGCCGGACTCGGCGCCCGGCCGTCGGCCCCACGGACCGTCAGGGTGAGCCGGAGCGCGTCGGTGACCAGCGAGACGACCCCGCTGCGCGCTCCCGGCACCGCCGGCACCTCGCCGACCGCGCGCAGCGCCAGCGCCCCGTTCCCGCCGATCACCGTGGCGGGCGCCTTGAGCCCGGCCCAGGTGAGCGGCCTGGGCGCCCCCTGTCCGTGGGCCCGGGTCTGAAGATCGAAGGACCCGGTCAGCGACGCGGCCCCCAGCGCCTTGAGGTCGCCGACCGCGCGCGGCGGCAGCGTGGCGGTCACCGCCACCTTCTGGGGACGGAACGCCTTGCCCGGCGCGCCGGTGATCGGAACGAGCCCCTGCACCCGCACCCGCACCGGTTGCATTGCCGAGGGAAAACCGCAGACGTACCGCATGTCGACGTCAATGGCCCGTGTGTCGGCTACGGCACTCGCCCCGGGAATGACCGCGACGGCGGCCACGACCGTGATTCCCGTGACGTACCGCGCGGCCTTACCGTGGACCACGCGCGGAGTGATCTTCATAGGCGAATATCCGTCCTGAATGCGACGACAGGGGGCCGCGGGCCGTCCACGAGATCTCTACTGGACGGTAGGCTATGCGCGGCCGGTGAGCGCTGCAAGACATTCCGATCAAGGTACGCGCCCACTGCGGACAACTGTCATCCGATGACAATCCATTCCGCGGTTCCGTCCCGCGCACCGCGCACCGGATGACAATCCCGCGTCGCGTCCCGAGGAATCGACCCGGGATTCCCGTCACGGGCTGGTGATGGTGAGCCCCGG
The DNA window shown above is from Thermomonospora umbrina and carries:
- a CDS encoding DUF6801 domain-containing protein; this translates as MKITPRVVHGKAARYVTGITVVAAVAVIPGASAVADTRAIDVDMRYVCGFPSAMQPVRVRVQGLVPITGAPGKAFRPQKVAVTATLPPRAVGDLKALGAASLTGSFDLQTRAHGQGAPRPLTWAGLKAPATVIGGNGALALRAVGEVPAVPGARSGVVSLVTDALRLTLTVRGADGRAPSPAAMGVACTPAQNQNTTIALVPIGEKPRRGAPPAGNAQALPTPNAPLCPYPYPSDVYNPDIPLPSYPQGSIITKAPDSGCALMNSYSTIKKLKGSARIIGQASVRAGLEQIENFDIPYPHYLQNRSTAVANFQPMETTFLAFGFMPVTATMELTQVAKRPGGNVNMHVVSRGAWQLNPQFPDHVLETEATGFVSARLRDVKVNGVPLAVGDRCRTARPIKLAVKGYSSRLPGYNITNGGWLDGQVEIPPFSGCGVTEDLDEVFTAAVSGPGNAVRVLQGPACFPAQAGQNPSLPCPSIEYGWTIKPGGKWKAVDPQLQVTSLTGALSLQCRAEIRGTLQSGRHLSYTEIGRLDSFTADCEDVSGDDFTIEFSDPQRLDLAVGSLPPSSIRFGNPTRKLALKFSGPGCAFVVNEFFDFGDFTFDTTTQMFSVAPLLWVDEAPGSDCGQKLSFEPGGFAWMNLTGAFGITPHQQITFP